The nucleotide sequence GAGGATTGTTTGGCGACATGTGTTCAATGACCGTCTCAGGACCTTTGACCGACGCTGGATCGTCTCGGGAAAGGATGCGAAAAAGATGAAACGATACAGTGTGAAAAGTATTGCGAcgactgcttgcttgctgcTCGGGGATATTGgagcctttttttttttttgtttattCTTGTTCAGCGCGTGAAATGACTAAATATAAATTTGTTAGTTGGGCTCATTGCCTTAATTCATGTGGAGCTTGTAGGTTCTGTAGAGTGAGAGCAAGTAGACACGTGCTACTGAAAATTCCCGTAGCCGCAATCAAAATGCATCTTTCCTCACTCCCATCTCCATCCGCAACAATCATAACTATGTGTAATGAAGCAATCCTCAATCCTTTATGAAAACGCATCACAAACCGTTTTCCTCATTGACATCCCCACCTCCATCACACTATCTCAGGAACTCTCCCGAACACAGCAACTGCAATTATCACAACCAGAACCACCAACATCTACCAAAAAAAGACATCTACTATCCACATCACCACTAAAAGAACCATACCTCTCACCCCCAGAACCCAAAACAGATGCCGCAAGAGCAAGGCTTCTAGAAAGGATTCCCCTCGTCGAGCGGGAATATCATGCAAATTTGATTACGCCGTTAGTGAGGGGTGGGTTGAGTGAAATTCGAGGATGCTATGACCAGGAGTGGTGTCTTGAGAGGGTTACTGTTGAAGCTGGGGAAGAGTCTCGGAAGAGATCTTGTGAGGATGTGCATGATGACTATGATGACCATGGTTATGGCTACGGTCATGGAGCAGATGACTCTCAACCACCCGTGATCCTATCATCTACCTGCACGAACCACTTCGAGTCCATGACCGAGTTTTCCAATGCAATTGTCAAAAACGTCTCGCAGCAGGTCGCCTTACTAGTCATCCCCGGAGAGTCCCCAACAAAGCCACGCGTCTTCACCATCCCAGCACTATCCAACTTTTCTCTCTGCACACTATCAACCTCCCAACCCAACCCAGCACAATTCCTCATCCCAGGTCTCTCCCAATCCTACAAATTCAACCTAATCCTCCTAGACCCGCCATGGCCGAACCGTTCCGTCCGCCGGAGCCGTCACTACAACACACAGGCGTATTTCGACATGGACAATCTTTATCGATACATTCGTGTTATCCTGCGGATGCATTTACTCAGCCCATCCTGTCCTCCAGAGACAGAAACGCAAGAAACGCAAAGTAAAGAATGTATAGCGGCAATATGGATAACCAACGCAGAGAAACCCCGGAAAGCAGCCTACGACGCTATTCACGATGCAGGGCTTGCCATCTGCGAGGAATGGGTTTGGGTTAAGACTACTGTGAGCGGGGAGCCGATTATGCCTGCTGAGGGGCTTTGGCGGAAGCCGTATGAGGTTCTTGTTAttgggaagaggaggaatggGTTTGAGAGAGGGGATTGGGATGGGGAGATTGTTAGGAGGGTTATTGCGGCGGTGCCGGATGTTCATTCGAGGAAGCCGAATTTGAGGGAGGTACTCGAGAGGGTGTTCTTTGGGGACTGGGGGTATGAGGCGTTGGAGGTGTTTGCGAGGAATTTGACGGCTGGGTGGTGGAGTGTTGGGAATGAGGTGCTTAAGTTTAATGACGAGAAGTGGTGGGTTTCCGAGTAGAGCAATCTAATGGTCTTTTCATGTCTCATGGTATCAAGCTGCTACCATCCTCCGGAAACAAGCTCAATCAAAAACAGGCCCTAAACTAACCAAACTAAACCTCAAATCCGGGTTCCCCCCAGCCGCCTCCGTTTTCAAAAACCTCCTCACCCCCAAGTCCAACGCCTTCTCACTCAAcgcatcctcatcctcttccaaaACCCCCCTCTCCAACGGTCCCTTCCGCCGTCCGTCCAACTCCCATAACCGCCCATCACTCCCCTTCACAAACGCCACAAAATGCAAATCGACACTATCCTCCGCACCGGGCGCCTGCGTATCCCCCAGCCTCGCTGCATCCGCATGAGCGCTCTCCAATGCTTTACTCTCATACAGCAAATCCGCCCTCTGAACTGGCCCCAATGCCTCTGCCTCCGCTAACAATTTCTCCAAATCGGACCCCTTCACAATATTCCGTCTCGGCTCGCCGTTCGACACCGCATGTAGCAGTCCGATCAACCCGCACGCATTCCGAATCGTTTGCTTGAACCACATAACTGGCTCATTCGGTCCCGAGCCTGTGTATTCGGAGAGGGGCGAGTCTTCGGAGAGGCGCGAGGCTTCGTAGGTTTGGGAGACggggaagacgaggaggagagCGTGGGAGGGACGGGGGACGAAGGCTAGGAGGTCGGGTTCGTCGATGGAGAAGACGTCGGAGAAGCCGAAGGTTTGGGGGAGGCCGAGTTGGTGGATTAGGTGGGACATTACTTCAGGGTTGTTTTCTGAGGTTCGTTAGTTTGTTGTAGTTTATGGGTGGTAGAGTGGTGGATGTACCAAGAGGCACGAAGGCCTTGTTTGAATTTGGGGCGTCGGAGTGGTCTGTCATTGTGTGTAGACGCGTAGATGTTGGATTTAGTAATACAAGCTGAAGAGGAGAATTTAGAATCTAAAAAGTTCTCTCAGGTGAATGGATATGTAGGACGTTGGAAAACGTGTTGAAGCTGAAGCTGTGACGTTGCTGCGGGGCAGCCGAGTTTCCCATTTCGGCGAGAATTCACATGACATGCTCTTACTATCTACACCATTCCATCCCACTCGAAATATTTACTCAAAGCCTGAAAGACGTAATGAGCTTCCTCGCCAAAGCCAAAGCATGCCAGAATGTGTTGGTCCGGACGAATTAACGTCGCCTGACCTTTTCTTAATCCCATTAACTCAACCCATTTCTCACCGTTGATACCCGGCTGAACGATGAAGTCTCGACCTTCTACGACCACTTGAATCTTTGGAGAGAACGATAGCCGCTCCGAATGTCGCAGATACTGAACAAGTTTCTCCCAGTGAGAAGCCGACGCTTCATCGACAATTAGAGTGAACGTGTCGAATGGACACAAGTCCAGGGTTGAGAATTGCTTGGCTTGCACTTCTTCCGGGGATAACTCTGCTAAGTATGAAGAGTCAATTTCTGGTAGCTTGGTGAGTCCCGGTGACAGAGGTTTGATCCAAGCATGAGGAAGTCTGGCACCCGTGATGCAAGAGGGTTCGTATATCGAAGCATTCTTTGGGACCTCTTTGTCTCCATAAACATACCCGATATGAAGACCCAAGTTATCAAAGTGCTCTCTTTGGCCTTCGATACCCTCTTCAATCTTCGTCATTGTTTCAGGATCTTCGATATTCCGATATAGATTCTCACGCGCCTTAGACACATCAGGGTCTGTGGTTCCCATTGCCTTTAACAGACCGAAGATCTGTTTCCCATTCTTTAGGCTCTGCTGGGAGTTGACCACTGCCACTTGTCTTCGGTCATACTCGTAGCTGTTCAACGAGCTGTCTGCTGCAAATCCGCGGTATACGGCGACCAATTTGTACGCTAGGTTGTGGACGTCACCGATGCCGGAGTTTAAGCCTAGGCCCCCAGTGGGAGGGAAGGAGTGGGCTGCATCGCCTGCTCTTGTGTCTGTTAGTAAGATATTAGATGGTAGGGCAGAGGCACTTACAGAAACACCCGGCCCTTGCGATACTGCTTAGCGACTTTTCGGCTGATAAGCCATGGGCGGTAACTTATCACGTCGTAAGGGATTTCTGCGCCGATGGCTGCATTAACAATCCTCCTGCAGGTATCTTCATTCCATGATTCGACTGGATGCCTTTCGGCCTGGATATCGTTAATCTCGGCTACGAGCCATTCTCTCAGATCACTCACGTCAAAGTTGCAAATCAGCACTTGATTTCCAGATAAATCATATCCAATGATAAACCCGGACACCTCGGGATCCATCACCCAGTGCAACATTCCCACTCTATCCTTGAGGACTGACCGTAGGTCCGCATTGATATGGATTGTCATCATGGACTCGTCTGTCTCAGAATCAGTGCATGTCGTTACAGTTAGGACCCAAACTCACAAGAATCCTCTCCTTCACTTCCTATTCCAAGGAAGTTTCGAACAGGACTCTTCGCGCCGTCGCACGCAATCACATAGTTTGATTTGACTGTGTATTCTCTCTGGGTGCCTCGATCCTCGACGGTTGTGAGAGCATATTCACCAGACTAACAAGCGTCAGAATCCAACATGGCTTATAAAAGCGATAGATAACCTACATCCTGCAACCCCACAAAAGAATGGTTCTTCCTAATCTCAACAAAATCACTTCCCCTAACCCTCTCCATAACATAATCCTCATACATCGGCTGCGTAACATTGTGGATCATCTATTCATCCCAAGAACCAGTCAGCAGTGACCCCAACTTTTATCAAGCAGACGTTATACATGCCGCAGGCGTCGCATCCAAAACCTCCTTATCCATCCTCTCATATGGCAACCTCCCCACTAACTTCCCAGATAAATTCGTATTAAAGTTAACCCAGTATCCATTCTCTCGACTAGTCCCCAATTTCCGTATTTCGTTCACATCCAAACCGAACTGGCGACATAATTCTAGCGAGCGTGGAGAGAGGGCGTGGGCCTTTGGAACATCGAGACGGGTTGGGTAGCGCTCGATTATTAGGGATGAGACTATATGGATTTAATCATCAGATTATACGGGATTAGCAAGTTGTAGAAGAAGGATATAGTATACCTCCTAATTGGGACAGCATGTATCCCATGGTCAGGCCTGAGGGGCCGCCGCCGACGATTAGAATGGGAATGGTATCG is from Aspergillus chevalieri M1 DNA, chromosome 8, nearly complete sequence and encodes:
- a CDS encoding ubiquitin carboxyl-terminal hydrolase (COG:O;~EggNog:ENOG410PFAX;~InterPro:IPR038765,IPR036959,IPR001578;~MEROPS:MER0000836;~PFAM:PF01088;~go_function: GO:0004843 - thiol-dependent ubiquitin-specific protease activity [Evidence IEA];~go_process: GO:0006511 - ubiquitin-dependent protein catabolic process [Evidence IEA]); its protein translation is MSHLIHQLGLPQTFGFSDVFSIDEPDLLAFVPRPSHALLLVFPVSQTYEASRLSEDSPLSEYTGSGPNEPVMWFKQTIRNACGLIGLLHAVSNGEPRRNIVKGSDLEKLLAEAEALGPVQRADLLYESKALESAHADAARLGDTQAPGAEDSVDLHFVAFVKGSDGRLWELDGRRKGPLERGVLEEDEDALSEKALDLGVRRFLKTEAAGGNPDLRFSLVSLGPVFD
- a CDS encoding uncharacterized protein (COG:C,H;~EggNog:ENOG410PG88;~InterPro:IPR036188,IPR002938;~PFAM:PF01494;~go_function: GO:0071949 - FAD binding [Evidence IEA]): MAQANDTIPILIVGGGPSGLTMGYMLSQLGVSSLIIERYPTRLDVPKAHALSPRSLELCRQFGLDVNEIRKLGTSRENGYWVNFNTNLSGKLVGRLPYERMDKEVLDATPAMIHNVTQPMYEDYVMERVRGSDFVEIRKNHSFVGLQDSGEYALTTVEDRGTQREYTVKSNYVIACDGAKSPVRNFLGIGSEGEDSYESMMTIHINADLRSVLKDRVGMLHWVMDPEVSGFIIGYDLSGNQVLICNFDVSDLREWLVAEINDIQAERHPVESWNEDTCRRIVNAAIGAEIPYDVISYRPWLISRKVAKQYRKGRVFLAGDAAHSFPPTGGLGLNSGIGDVHNLAYKLVAVYRGFAADSSLNSYEYDRRQVAVVNSQQSLKNGKQIFGLLKAMGTTDPDVSKARENLYRNIEDPETMTKIEEGIEGQREHFDNLGLHIGYVYGDKEVPKNASIYEPSCITGARLPHAWIKPLSPGLTKLPEIDSSYLAELSPEEVQAKQFSTLDLCPFDTFTLIVDEASASHWEKLVQYLRHSERLSFSPKIQVVVEGRDFIVQPGINGEKWVELMGLRKGQATLIRPDQHILACFGFGEEAHYVFQALSKYFEWDGMV
- a CDS encoding MT-A70 family (COG:K,T;~EggNog:ENOG410PQ9D;~InterPro:IPR007757;~PFAM:PF05063); this encodes MKQSSILYENASQTVFLIDIPTSITLSQELSRTQQLQLSQPEPPTSTKKRHLLSTSPLKEPYLSPPEPKTDAARARLLERIPLVEREYHANLITPLVRGGLSEIRGCYDQEWCLERVTVEAGEESRKRSCEDVHDDYDDHGYGYGHGADDSQPPVILSSTCTNHFESMTEFSNAIVKNVSQQVALLVIPGESPTKPRVFTIPALSNFSLCTLSTSQPNPAQFLIPGLSQSYKFNLILLDPPWPNRSVRRSRHYNTQAYFDMDNLYRYIRVILRMHLLSPSCPPETETQETQSKECIAAIWITNAEKPRKAAYDAIHDAGLAICEEWVWVKTTVSGEPIMPAEGLWRKPYEVLVIGKRRNGFERGDWDGEIVRRVIAAVPDVHSRKPNLREVLERVFFGDWGYEALEVFARNLTAGWWSVGNEVLKFNDEKWWVSE